Part of the Debaryomyces hansenii CBS767 chromosome C complete sequence genome is shown below.
GAAGAGGAATTAACAGAAGAACAATTAGCTAGAAGACATGAAGTTAAAATGAATAGAAAGGTGGGGAAATATGATTATGAAGACccatttattgatgatgaagaattgcaATGGGAAGAAGAGATCACTTCGACAAAAGATGGTTTTTTCGTGTATTGGGGTCCTTTGGTTGACGACAGAAACAATACTACATCGAATAAAAAGGCATCCTCGAAAAGTAAAAAGTAAAAAGTAAACTTCATCTGTATATGTTAATTAACTATGTTGactataatataataacaaaACATATATTACTAATATACCTAAACAGCATCAAACTGAATTAAGCTCTTATCCTGTCAAGCGTAATGTTCAACATGTCAACTGCATTTAGTTCCGCTTTATCGGCATCTGAATCAGGCTTTCTATTCTGTTtaatttgagaaatattCTCATCcattaattctaatattttatcGATACGTGAAGGATCGGTTTTAATAGCAGGATCATCTTTAAGAACGACCAAAAGATTCAAATAAGCAGAtaaagttgaaaatttagATTGATTAAGTTCAACACTAACCTTGTCGCCACTTTCAGGATCTTCCACGAACGTCAATTCAATtgcttcatcaattaattcaaagatATCATCTGccttttctttattcaatgtaagaaatttattagaatttttcGACACATCTCGGCTAGGTAATATCGGAGCTGACTTACTCGTGTCCTTAATATTTAAGTTCATCATATTTTCAGTCAAGGAAGTTGGCTTCACCTTAGTcaacaattctttcaacaCGCCAATCAAGACAGCTTTGACGTTATCATACGGGCAATTCATTAGCGAATCCTTAATAAAGGAAAATGAGATGTCCTCCGGTGATAATGTTAAAATTTTTGTCAATAATGTTAACGTACCATACCTGAAGTTAGAAGCGGAAGGCAACGTGgtacaaataaataataaagcttgataataaatagataataaGGTACTTGGAATTTTCGTTATTTCTAATTcgatttttttattatttatagtCAGTTTATGAATTGCAAGCCATGACCAAAATAAACATACATCGGCAACACCTCTTGATCTGAATGATGGATGTATTAAGCTTGGTATCACTGACCTCAACGTGAGAACTAAAGCATCCTTAAAAGTCAATTCTACTCTATCATAAAGCCTCTTCGAAGCAATAGAATGAGTGTATAAAATTAAGCAGCCATTAACTGAATTATTAAGTTCCTTCACATTATTATCCACAATAAAATTCGATACATTTTCTTGGTAGTCAACAATAACTTTCTCAAATATCTCACCACTAAGTTCATCCTGATCTGTGGTATAATCGAAAGaatggaaaattttatGAGAGTCAACGATATACTGTTTAAAAATTTTGCtcaaatcaatatcaaaagatAACGCTAATTCAGTACATCTATCCATTAAAGTAGAGTCCGCACGATATGCAAAAGCCTTACCCGATGGGTTTTTATTAAGTTCCTGAAAGTATGACAATATATCCACAGAATAATCAAGAGACGTAGTTTTACCGACTAAGCTTGCAACTTCTGTTAAAAATCCCGTTAATAATTTTCGTTGCAAATAGTCCTCATCTGCTTTAATTTTGTCGACCTCTTCCTTCGTCAAATCATCGAATTTATCAGGGAAAGGGGGCGTAGAATAACTCCTTGCAAAAACATATGCCCTCTTTAGAATAAAATGATTGTAACTTGAAGTACCCATATTCGCCTGCGTCGAATTGagaaatgatgaaatggTCATAGACAAAAACCTAGAGGGATAGAAGGTcttgattttctttaaGCAACTATCgattaattcaaaaatacaGTAAAGTTTAATCTCAAAGAATTTCTCTTTAAATTCGATGTTATCTGTGGTATTGTTGTCAGAAACCTTgatatcattcaataattcacaGCTCTTCAAAAACAACTCCTTTGGATTCCCATTCAACGCTAAacattcaaatattttcaaaaccTTATACACATTGGGTGAACTCCTAATGGAGCCATCGAATTGAAAGTTCAGGTCTACGtatagaattaataaatttggtaaatccCATCCAATTTCGTATGTCAATTCCGTATTATTGTTTAATATTGTTAGCAAATGCTCTAAGAgctcttctctttcttcgTATGAATACTTGTATGGGTCGCTTAAATATATGTCTAACAAAGTACTATACGAAAGATAATCTTTTGACTCATTGATATCCTCAACAGCTAATTCTAGACTCTTCAAGACTTTGTCGAACTCAAAAGTCTCGATGGTTGATTCGCTTGCATTAGTTATACTAGAAGTATCTGATTCTGACATGATTATTGTAGTTTATTCCTAAAGACGAAAGTTGCTTGAAAAACCCAAAAGCTGGTCTTTTGATGAAGCAGATAAAATTAATGCGACTCAGTCAAACGGCCAATACTACAAAGCGACAATGTAATTTTTTACAAACTGTCCGCAAAACAACAAGGTATAGTCATGTCCATGATACAATCTGATCAAGATGAATCATCTGATACTTCTGATGCTTCTGAAGTATCTGATACATTAGAGGATAAAGTTATTGAAGACgagaaaattgaaactaGGATTCCATTATCTACATCTATAGTATTGGAAAAGCTTCCCGATCAAAAACAGGTACAATTGAGCAGAATAACTAATGAAAGTGGTATATTCAAAGTCACAATTAGATTTCAGCCGATAGGCTCGACTCCTAGTATAAACCCAAGAGTATTTAAGATATCTTCTAATCAATCGATATCAACGATAAGTAAGTTTTTGATCaaaagattgaaaattaaaagCAATCTAATTTACTTATATATACAGAATTCATTTCAGCCAAACCCTGATGAAAAACTAGGAGATTTGTACCACTTGTTCAAGACAAATAACGAGTTGATCATAAATTATTGTCATTCTATAGCATTTGGCTGATCCACCTTTAATCCATACGTAACGAATGCTGAGATGCATCTAAAGCTTTGTATATAATCCactaattaataatgataatcGGTTAACCGTAATATGTTAATGACCACAATATCTTCTAACTAGTTTGTCGTAGTAGCTTTGAAATTTGTCTCCAAAGGCTTACACGTTCAATTGGTTCAAACAGGCTTAAACCTAGCAACAATGATATAATATTCTACAcgaatgaattattaacaAGTACTATTGCAATctaaataaaaagaaaaacGAATGGATAATTAAATCCGTCTAATGAGACAAGAAGGTATAAAGGTATAATAAACCACGAGAAGAAACGCAAACACCAACAATAGTAAATACATGAAAACATACTCAAACGCTAAGCTGTCCTACAACTTAGTTGTAGAAGACAAATTTAGCCTTACCGGAGGAGACGGTGACGGTACAACCATCAGTACCCTTACCGTTGTAAGAACCATTTTCGTATTTACAGTCACCGTTGACGTCAGCACCGCTTTCGCCGACAATCTTAACGTTATAGTTTGGAGAGTCTTGGTTGTTTGGGTTTGGAATCAAAGATAAGTAAGTCTTACCATCAGTAACACCAGCACCTAAGACAACAGGAGCCCAGTTACCGACACCGGAACCTTCAGTACCCCAGATACAACCGTCTTCAACAGTGACACCAGCGTTGTTAACGTAGTATTGGGTAGAGGTCTTACCACCCTTCCAGGTGTAATATTCAGCAGAGTCAACAACAGAGGCTGGAGCAGTATTACCACCTTCTAATAAGGTTGGAATGTTCATGTTTTCAGAACCTGGGTAATCGGTACGACAGATAGCAATGTCCTTGCTGATTTCAGAAGAGAATTCAGCACTTTGTTCACCCCAAGAACATAAGTAGTCTTGGTCGGAGTTGGACTTGTATAAGTAACCACCCTTACAGTATAAACCACCAACGGAGATACCGCTACTTGGTTGTTCAGATGGCCATTGGGTCTTAGACATACCAGCTTGACAAGCGTAAGAACAGTAGTAACCGTCCTGACAGTTGGAAGAGGTGTCACCGTCTTCGTTCATGATTGAAGTCCAACCACCGTTCAAACCGGAGATCCAGTCAACAGCAATAACACCTTGACCGGTTGGGACTTCAGAACACTTGTACTTACCGTCTTCGAACTTGTCAGTTGGATCGGAGAAGGCCTTCAAGTCACCGGAGATACCAGAAGATCCAGAAGAGGATCCACCAGTGGAAGATGAACCAGAGTCGGTTTCCGAAGCAGAACTCGAAGCAGCTTCACTAGAAGAAGCAGAGCTCGAAGTGATAGTGGACAAAGTGGTAGCAGAACCAGTTCCTTGCGAAGCTTGGGTGCTAGCAGCAGTACCAGAAGAAGTCACTGGGTTACCGTTGGAATCAACGTAAACAACTTGGGTGACTTGCTTAACAACACTGTCTCTCTTGTGTTGATGTTGGTGGTGCTTGTGGCCTTCTAAAGGAGCAGCCAAAGAAGCAGTAGCTAAAGCTAAAACAGTTAAAACGGAGTatttcataataataatatcaagTTTGTAGttttgatttgaatttccTCTAAATGAATGTGTAGGAAATTAAGTGTAATATCAATTACGGGTATAAAAGATTGGATAATCAGTTAATAGCTATAATAAGGAAAGACTATAGTTGGTAAATAACTTTGCAAGaaaagataataaatttaaaattaaaatttacTAAATTGATTTTCTGACAACAGCGAGTGTAACTTGAAATAACAGGTGAGATGAAAAAAACTAAAAAAGCCCTGCAATATTCAAAACAGcaaaattattgttatttatGTTTTTAATTAAGCCTATTCAGTGCCGTTAATTACATAGACGAGGtaagaaaaaaattcttttcGGAAGATCTGTTTATGATTCGACCAATTAAAGTTAAATtacaatttcttttttgaaTGTGCCAGTTTGCGAGCACAGGCCTAGACCTCACACGCTGCGGTCGGTGCATTGTGAAGACGGTGCTGCGCGTATCAAAGTTTATGCGCGGCAAGATCGCATGTGGCCAATCGGTGTGCGAGAGTTTGCAGGGATTATGTAGTCCGTACAGCACAACAGAGGTGGTCCGGGGATTCTAGACCAGGAGAGACAGCGAGGAAAAGCAGGGGCAAAAAGGGGACGATTGGGATGTAGACACGGCCAG
Proteins encoded:
- a CDS encoding DEHA2C14058p (similar to uniprot|P36135 Saccharomyces cerevisiae YKR042W UTH1 Youth involved in determining yeast longevity), which produces MKYSVLTVLALATASLAAPLEGHKHHQHQHKRDSVVKQVTQVVYVDSNGNPVTSSGTAASTQASQGTGSATTLSTITSSSASSSEAASSSASETDSGSSSTGGSSSGSSGISGDLKAFSDPTDKFEDGKYKCSEVPTGQGVIAVDWISGLNGGWTSIMNEDGDTSSNCQDGYYCSYACQAGMSKTQWPSEQPSSGISVGGLYCKGGYLYKSNSDQDYLCSWGEQSAEFSSEISKDIAICRTDYPGSENMNIPTLLEGGNTAPASVVDSAEYYTWKGGKTSTQYYVNNAGVTVEDGCIWGTEGSGVGNWAPVVLGAGVTDGKTYLSLIPNPNNQDSPNYNVKIVGESGADVNGDCKYENGSYNGKGTDGCTVTVSSGKAKFVFYN
- a CDS encoding DEHA2C14036p (similar to CA5231|IPF10422 Candida albicans and uniprot|P38316 Saccharomyces cerevisiae YBR217W ATG12) — translated: MSMIQSDQDESSDTSDASEVSDTLEDKVIEDEKIETRIPLSTSIVLEKLPDQKQVQLSRITNESGIFKVTIRFQPIGSTPSINPRVFKISSNQSISTISKFLIKRLKIKSNLIYLYIQNSFQPNPDEKLGDLYHLFKTNNELIINYCHSIAFG
- a CDS encoding DEHA2C14014p (similar to CA5230|IPF10424 Candida albicans and uniprot|P38315 Saccharomyces cerevisiae YBR216C); translated protein: MSESDTSSITNASESTIETFEFDKVLKSLELAVEDINESKDYLSYSTLLDIYLSDPYKYSYEEREELLEHLLTILNNNTELTYEIGWDLPNLLILYVDSNFQFDGSIRSSPNVYKVLKIFECLALNGNPKELFLKSCELLNDIKVSDNNTTDNIEFKEKFFEIKLYCIFELIDSCLKKIKTFYPSRFLSMTISSFLNSTQANMGTSSYNHFILKRAYVFARSYSTPPFPDKFDDLTKEEVDKIKADEDYLQRKLLTGFLTEVASLVGKTTSLDYSVDILSYFQELNKNPSGKAFAYRADSTLMDRCTELALSFDIDLSKIFKQYIVDSHKIFHSFDYTTDQDELSGEIFEKVIVDYQENVSNFIVDNNVKELNNSVNGCLILYTHSIASKRLYDRVELTFKDALVLTLRSVIPSLIHPSFRSRGVADVCLFWSWLAIHKSTINNKKIELEITKIPSTLLSIYYQALLFICTTLPSASNFRYGTLTLLTKILTLSPEDISFSFIKDSLMNCPYDNVKAVLIGVLKELLTKVKPTSLTENMMNLNIKDTSKSAPILPSRDVSKNSNKFLTLNKEKADDIFELIDEAIELTFVEDPESGDKVSVELNQSKFSTLSAYLNLLVVLKDDPAIKTDPSRIDKILELMDENISQIKQNRKPDSDADKAELNAVDMLNITLDRIRA